Genomic window (Acidobacteriota bacterium):
TCCGCAAGCTGAACGAGGTTGCAAAAACGGATATCGAACGCATCAACGCCGAGCTGACCGAGCTCAAAGGAAAAGGCGACCGGGTTCAGCAGGAACTGACGCCGGATCAGCGCGCGTTGCTGGTCGGCGCTCATAAACTCGTCGCCAACAAATCGTTTAGCTGGTCGCGGCTTTTCGCGGACATCGAGGGCGTGTTGCCGGGCAATGTCAGCGCGTCGCGCATCGCCGTCGAGAATATCTTTCAAGAACGCGAGAGCATCAAGGCCGACCTCGCCTTTTCAGTTCTCAGCCGTGACTACGCGAGCGTCGAGCAGATGATCAACCGGATGAACAATTCGGGCGTCTTCAAGGCTGAATTGCGCGGACAGGATCTGCAGCAAACCGATCGGTCGACCTACACCGAGTTCACGCTTCATCTGGCCTATACGCCGAACATAGGTTACGCCGTCCCAACGCCGACGCCGGCGGATCTCGTCAGCAACCAGGGAGGAAATCGATGAGCGACGAGAATCAGTTGAACGGCGAACCGGGATTCGAGCCTTCGCCGCAAACGCGAAGGCCTGCGACGCATAAGCGCCCGCGAAAGGTCTATTCCGGAATGTGGGGAGTTCCCGAGATGATCGTTGTCGGGATCGGGCTTTTTGGAATTCTCATTTTCGTTCTCTTGCTAGCGTTCCTTGTCTTGCCGGCGCAGCGCGAGCTTGATAACAATCGCAATCGCCGGAACGAGATCGAGTCCGAACTCACGAAGGCGCGGTCCCGGTATGGTTCGATAACGTCAACCGAAGATCGCGTCGGCGAGCTCATCCGGAGCGCCGATGATTTCGAAACGCGATCCCTGCGCAGTGAAAATGACGCAAAGGTCGCGCTCTATCAGCGTCTGAACGGCCTGATGTCCGCGCTTGGTCTCGTCAACACTTCCGGGCCGGACTACGTTCCGCTCGAACTCAGCGACAGGAATCGCACGCAGACGGCGGAAGACCGCAGCGGGCGCTCGAAATACATCAGCATTTATCCCGGCGTCTATGTATCGATGACGGTCGACGGCTCGTATCAGAACATTCGACGGTTCATCCGCGAGATCGAGACCGGCGGCGAATTTATCGTCATCAGCGCGATCGAACTTGAACCGTCGGAAAACAAAGATCAGAAAACTCCCGCCGACCAGACAAAACCCAGAGAGGCTGACCCGACGGCGCAACCGGGGACGATCGGCCAGCCGATCTCGCAGCCCGCATCGACGGATGTCGATCGCGGCAAGACTTCCGGTGCGACGGTGACATTGCGGATCGAATTGGCGTCGTATTACCGACGCGCGAATTTTAGTCCGATGCCGATTGAAACGAGGTCGGAGCAGTAGTTTTTTTCAATGAATATCTTCGAGGGAAAAACAAAGGAAGAAAAATACAAGCTGATCGCCGCGATCGCGCTCGGCGTGCTCGCGATAGTTGCAGTCGGCTATAATCTGATCGGTTTCTTCCCGGCAAAGAAAACGACTTGGGCGTCCACATCGCCGACCGCGACGCCAACGCGTTCGACGACGGGCGGCAACGTCGTTACGTCTTTGCCGCCGCAGGACGAGATCGACGGGATTTATTCGACCATTCCGGTCGTTTATCCGGCGGTTTCGCTCGGCGCGCCCGACGCGGGCCGAAATATTTTCGCTTTTTACGAGCCTCCGATCCCGACGCCGTTCAGTCCCACGCCTTTCGTCACGCCGCCCGAGATCATCAAGACTCCTGCGCCGACTCCGACGCCGCCGCAAACGGTTCTTGGCTTTAGTCCGGCGACGGTGTATGCCGGAACAGGCGGTTTCACACTGTCTGTCGACGGGACTGGATTTACGCCGGATTCGAGGATCTTCCTGAATAATATCGAGATGCCGACGAACTACGTCGGACCGCAGCGCCTTTCGACCGAGGTGCCTTCGAACCTCATTTCGGGCGGCGGTCAGATGCAGGTATTCACGCGCACTCCGGATGGTAAATTCTATTCGCTGCCGTCGTTCTTTACGATCCAGCAACCGCCGCGCCCGCAGTTCCAATATGTCGGCATCGTCGCTCCGAAACTTGGAAACAACGCGACCGCATATCTGCAGGAAGGCACCGCGCAACCCTTGGCGCGCCGGCTCGACGACCGGATCGGTCTTTGCAGCGGCGCAAATCCCGGGTGCTTCCGCGTCGTGAGCATCGCGCGCGAACGCGTTATCGTGCAGGATGTCGCGTTGGGATTCCGTTACACGATCGAGATCGCCAAGCCGGGCGGCTCGACCAATTCGAGCAGCAACCCGAATTCCAGCAATCCTAACTTCCCTGGCGGCAATCCTAACTTCCCCGGTGGCAATCCGAATTTCCCTGGCGGCAATCCGAATCTTCCGAATCCGAACGCAACGCCGTGCGTACCGGGAATTCCGTGCAACACCCCGGTCTTCGTACCCAATCGCATCCCGAATCAGAAGGACGTCGACGATAATGATGATGACAAGGATGATGGCGACAATTAGAATCTGGATCGGCGATTTGGGATTGCGGACCGGACGTTGTCGCGGGATTGCGGCTCGGTTCGGGCCGACTTTGAAATCGCGGATCCCAAATCCGCAATCGGGAATGTCGCTTGTCGGGGTCCTCGGCGCGATGACCGTCTTCGCGACATTTTTGCTGGCCGTCGCTCCGACGGTCTATATCGAAGTCCAGCGCGAAAAGGAACTCGAGTCGATCCGGCGCGGCGAGGAAGTTGCCGAAGCGATCAGGCTCTACATCGAATTCTATCGCGGAACTAAGCTCCCGAATTCGATGGACGATCTGCTCGAAGGCCTGCCGCAGGGAACGAAAAAACGGATGATCCTCCGGCCTTCCGCGGCTGTCGATCCGCTCAGCGAGGACGGTAAATGGCGTTTGATAAAACCGGAAAGCCAGGCTTTTCTCAATTTCGGAAAACGCGTCCAGCTCTACAATAACGGACTCTTGCCTTCGAGCCCCGAACCGAGGCAGTTTCTCGATCGTTACGCGCTTCCCCTCGTGAACATCATCAACACCAAAGATCCGGGCGACGCCGAGGAAGCCGACGAAACGGAGATCGAGGATGTGACCGACAATGTTCAATTCATCGCCGTCGCGAGTCAGAGCCGAAGCAAATCAGTGATCGCCTACTACGGGATCGAGAACCATTCAAAATGGGTTTTCACCCCACTCTTCCGCGGCTCCGGGCCGAGCGTCGTCAGTCCGAAGATTCAGGAAATGGATCAATAAAGCCGGATTCCCTGATTACGCAATAGTAAACCCTTTTGGTGCTCGGTAACGATTGCCGAGGACTACTACGTCATCGGGCACGGGTGTCTCGAACTCGGACTGCGGACCGATCTCGTCTCGGCGCTCGACCGCGCCGCGGCTTGCCGCCCGGATGTGCGGAAAGGCTGTGGGGACTGTCTCAAGAGTCCCCAATGTCGCCGACGGTGACGGACAACATAGCGCAGAATCGCTACGTGAGGATCGGAATTCGTCTTCGGTCTCCGAAGGAGACGAACATCGATGATTGTTGGTCACTTACAGCGACGAAGACGGGAATGCAACGTCACGTAGGATTCGCTTCGCTTCATACTACGCTATGCTCTTTGTCTCCTTCGGAGACTCAATTCGGTGACTTCTAAGACGGCCTCCTCGGCCTTTCCGTAAGTCGCCGGGTAGAGCCGCGGCTCCGCCGCAGGGTTCTAAGCGGCGGCATCAAATGTCACAGGATATATGCAATCTGTGGCGGCTGTCGTCTTGGATCAAGGAGGGAATATTATGGAAAGCGGGAGTATGTCGATGACTGAGTTTGTCGAACCCGCAAATGATGCGGCAAAAGTCATAGAGAAAACTGGAAGTCAGAATACAAACAATGGTGTTCCCGTGCCTCAGATTAGCCAAGGTGTCTTTTGGGATGTTCAGATTAGAGGGCCAGGTAGCATTACGTACAACGAAATTAAGACGACCCAGCGTCTTCTATTTCGAAATGGGAATCGCGGAATGTTCGTAATTAAAGAGATTTCGATCGTGATGAACGACGTCGAGCGAACTATTTCCATTACGCCAGGCAAAGTTCGGAAGTTAAATTAATTAATCAAGGAGGTTTAACTTATGAGAATTCTAAACGTATTGGCTCTATTATTCGTCATTTTGTGCTCGTTCGGCATTCGTGTGGCAAATGGACAACCCACATGTCCCAAAAGCAATCTGAACCAAGGCAGATGTGAAATAGAGTCGCTAACGGTTGAAAAGCAAACTATATCGCAAGTTCTGAACACGATCGCTTATGAGTACGATGTTCGGATTGGTCTTGAGCTTTCAAACAACGACGATCTCACACGCACTTTGTCGTTTTCGGTGACGAACCGCTCCTTAACAGAGGTGCTCGACCTTATTACGCAACAAATGCCGTCTTATAAATGGGAGTTTCGTGGCGAGGTTATCAACTTTTATCCGAAACCCGAGTTCCGAGATGCGTTTTTGTCTGTCCTGCTGGAAACCAGGATTAATTCTTTCAAAGTCAAAAAACGAATGAGCCGTTTGGAGTTGAGGAGGTCACTGGCGGAAATTCCTGAGATAAAAATCCTCGCAAATTCCAACGGTTTGATTTTTGACATTAGCGCGATACACATCAGTCAGTTTAAGCCGTTCGATCAGACAAAATCATTTAAGGTGAAACGTCGCACACTCAGTGTGGTTTTGAACAGGATTGTTCTTGCCGGTCAAACAAAATTCTGGGTACTCTCCCGATACGGAGAAGGCAAGAAAATACTGGATATTGGTCTTTGATGACCGAAACTGATATTTCCAAACCATACACTACAGCTTCTAATGATCGGTGCACAGAACGTACGTCAACAGCAATCCGCACTTTTTTTCGAGGTGAGACAATGGAAAGGAAGCAGTTTTGGCGCGTGCTGCCGAAGATGGCTCAAAATCGATTCATTCGAGTCGGCGTAGGCTTGGGGATCATTTTGCTGATCGTTTTTGTCTTATGGATCGGCAACAAAGAAATTACTCCCGAAAACTTCTATTTCCAACCGTTTCTTGTAAAAGCATTCGTCGTTATTAATCTGCCGGCGATATTTTTGGCAGGATTGCCATTCGGCCTGGCCTTTGGTGGTAATGTCCCGGAACCTACAAATTGGCTCCTCGTGGTTTATTATGGATTCCTGATTTGTTGCTATCTGGCGCAGTGGGCTTTCTACGGATTGATCGTTTCCCTTTTTCGACGTGCGAAGTAGTTCGGGAGTTCATTTGGTCCGGCAGGAAAGAAAGACAAACGCCGATGAGACTTCCGTTATTTCGGATTTTGAAAATCGACTTGTTAGCCTACTCGCGAAGATCAACAGGGCTCCGGCGCATCTGTGAAGAAAATTTCATCGGCTGAAACGACCGTTTGCGTTTATGATGGAAGCGGAACGCTTGTGGCGGAATACACGGCTCTGGTCGGCAACGATCCGGCCCCGACGCCGCAGGTAAGTTATTTGACAGCAGATCATCTGGGCAGCCCGCGGGTGGTGACAAACCAGAACGGCGAGGTGATCAGACGAACCGACTGGATGGCATTCGGCGAAGAGGCCTTCCGATTTTGGATTTGCGATTTTGGATTTTGGATTGCTCGGGCTTGGTTTTGTTCTTTGAAATTTACGCGGAATCGGGCCTCGGCTACGACGAGGTTCCCGAGACTCGGAAAGGCTATACGGGTTACGAAAAGGACGAAGAATCGGGCCTCGATTTCGCGCAGGCGAGATACTACAACCCGAAACACGGCCGCTACACCTCGGTCGACCCGCTGACCGCCTCGGCCAACGTCAAGAACCCGCAGACGTTCAACCGCTACAGCTATGTTCTTAATTCGCCGTACAAGTTTGTTGATCCGCTGGGGTTGATCTCGGAAACAACCGGTGCATATGGTTCAGCAGGACAGTGCGATGCGTCGTACTCAAGCTGTTACGATTCGTCGAATTCCGGAGGCTTCGCTGACCCGACCGAAGAGCCGGCTGCCGAAAGCCAAACGCCGAGCGCCGGTGAACCGCTTGTCAGCGATGAAGATACGGGCGACGAACCGCAAGCTGAACCGCCGGCCCCGCCACCGCCCCCAACTACACCAACTGAAGATTTTGTGGTATCAAATGTTGATGAATTAGAACGCCAGACAGAGCAGGGCAAGGTTGCCTATCTCGATTCAAACGGCGTTGCCCAATGTGCGCGATTACCAATCGCTTGGGAAATCGATCAATCTGAGACTCCGATACTCGGATCAGTTTGGGCAAGAGTTGTTAGCGACGAGGATCGGCAGCGGCGGCTTTCTGAAAACTGGATTTCAGGATCACCGGCAAATTATGGCGCAGGGATCGCAAAAGGTACGGTGTTGGCGACTTTTAAGCAAGGCAAGTATTCTCAGACCGATTCTGGACAGGGTGGTGAGAATCACGCAGTTATCTTCTTGAATTGGGAGACACGGAATGGGGTCAAGGGAATGCGGGTTATTGAACAACGTAGTGACAAGAACGGAAAAGCCAAGATCAATTTCATCCCATTCGATAATAGTCAGCCTTACCACAGTAACGCATTCCGATTCAGTACAGTGAGGATAAAAATGAAGGAAGGTCTTTTGTAAGGGAAAAAGGAGATCCAAAATGAAGACGAAGTGTTACGTATCGCTCACCGAATTCTCGGCCGATTTGCTACGCTGGTCAGTTTTCCTGATTGCGACAGCCGTGGTTGTATTCGTCGGATGCGGTAAGATTGAGTTGTCCGAAAGAGCATCATCGGACATGAATGTGAAGGATCCGTGTTGGTTTATGACGCTTAATGATAAGTCAA
Coding sequences:
- a CDS encoding RHS repeat-associated core domain-containing protein, translating into MDLRFWILDCSGLVLFFEIYAESGLGYDEVPETRKGYTGYEKDEESGLDFAQARYYNPKHGRYTSVDPLTASANVKNPQTFNRYSYVLNSPYKFVDPLGLISETTGAYGSAGQCDASYSSCYDSSNSGGFADPTEEPAAESQTPSAGEPLVSDEDTGDEPQAEPPAPPPPPTTPTEDFVVSNVDELERQTEQGKVAYLDSNGVAQCARLPIAWEIDQSETPILGSVWARVVSDEDRQRRLSENWISGSPANYGAGIAKGTVLATFKQGKYSQTDSGQGGENHAVIFLNWETRNGVKGMRVIEQRSDKNGKAKINFIPFDNSQPYHSNAFRFSTVRIKMKEGLL